The window GGGTTCCGCCCGCGGCGTTTGTGCCGGAAGCACCCGTGTCCCCCACCGGACAGCGAGCGACCTCCGCGCTATTCGAAGAGGTCCACCTGCCATGCCCAAGAACTTCCTGACTTCTGGTTATCGTCGTGCGCTGACCAGGCAGCACAAGATCGCCGTCGCCGGTGTCGCCACGCTCGGCGCCGCCGCCATCGCGCTCTCCGCGGTTCCGGGCAATGCGCAGACCACGACCACTGCCGAGCCCGCCGCTGCCCAGGTGGCGTTCAAGAACGAGCAGATCAAGGACGTCAAGGCCAGCGTCACCGACCAGCTCGCGAACGCCACCCTCAAGGCCGAGGCCATCGCGGCCAAGAAGAAGGCCGAGGCCGACGCCGCCGCGAAGAAGAAGGCCGAGGCCGCGAAGAAGGCCGCCGCCGAGGCCGCCGCGAAGAAGAAGGCCGAGCAGGCGCGCAAGGCCAAGGAGGCCGCGAGCCGGTCCACCGCCCGCGCCCAGGTCAAGCCGGTCGCCGCGAAGACCTACGCGAACAACCTGGACGGCTGGATCAAGCACGCCCTCGACATCATGGACAAGCACAACATCCCGGGCACCTACAACGGTCTGTACCGGAACATCATCCGCGAGTCCTCGGGCAACCCCAACGCCATCAACAACTGGGACATCAACGCCCAGAACGGCGTCCCGTCGATCGGTCTGCTGCAGGTCATCAAGCCGACCTTCGACGCGTACCACGTCCCCGGCACCGCCTGGAGCCAGTACGACCCGGTCGCCAACCTGACCGCTGCCGCCAACTACGCGGCCGACCGGTACGGCTCGATCGACAACGTCAACAGCGCGTACTGAGGTCGGCGCGGACCTCGGTACGGAACGCCGAAGGGCGGCACCTCCTGACGGGTGCCGCCCTTCGGGGTTGTACGGGAGTTACTTGCGCATGACCTCGGGCTCGTGGCGGCGCAGGAAGCGGGCCACGAGGAAGCCGCAGAGCACGCCGAGCACGATCAGGGCGATCATGTCGATGCTGTAGGCGCTGACCGTGTGGTCCCACAGCGGGTCGGTGTCGCCCTTCTCCTTGGGCGGGCTGATGTTGTTGAAGTCCAGCGTGGCGCCCGCGGCGGCGACCGCCCAGCGGGACGGCATCAGGTACGAGAACTCGTTGACACCGGGGCTGCCGTGCAGGGCGAACAGGCAGCCGGTGAACACGACCTGGACGATCGCGAACATCACCAGCAGCGGCATGGTCTTCTCGGCGGTCTTCACCAGCGAGGAGATGACCAGACCGAACATCATGGACGTAAAGCCGAGGCCCATGATCGGGATGGAGAGTTCCAGCAGTACGGCGGCCTTGCCCTCGCCGAGGATCAGCGCCTCGTCGGGAATCGTCCGGCTGGAGAAGCCGATGACGCCGACCATCAGGCCCTGGAACACGGTGACGGCGCCGAGCACGATCACCTTGGACATCAGGTAAGCCGAGCGGGACAGGCCGGTGGCCCGCTCCCGCTCGTAGATGACCCGTTCCTTGATCAGCTCACGCACGGAGTTGGCGGCGCCCGCGAAGCACGCGCCGACCGCCAGGATCAGCAGGACCGTGGTGGCCGTGCCGTTCGGAATCGGCAGGCCGGTCTGCGGGTTCACCGCCCTGACCAGCAGGTCCTTGTCCGGGTCGATCAGCAGGCTGACCGCGCCGAGCACGGCCGGCAGGATCACCGTCAGCGCCAGGAAGCCCTTGTCGGAGGCGATCACCGACACATAGCGGCGGACCAGGGTCAGCAGCTGTGAGCCCCAGCCCTGCGGCTTGGGCGGCTTCATCGCCTGCATCGGCGGCATCTGTACGGACTGCGGAGCGATCGCGTCGATGTCCGCGGCGTACATCTGGTAGTGCTGCGAGCCCTTCCAGCGGCCCGCCCAGTCGTAGTCGCGGTAGTTCTCGAAGGCGGAGAAGACATCGGCCCAGGTGTCGTAGCCGAAGAAGTTCAGCGCCTCCTCGGGCGGACCGAAGTACGCGACCGCACCGCCCGGCGCCATCACCAGCAGCTTGTCGCAGATCGCCAGCTCCGCCACGGAGTGGGTGACCACGAGGACCGTGCGGCCGTCGTCGGCGAGGCCGCGCAGCAGCTGCATGACATCGCGGTCCATGCCCGGGTCGAGGCCGGAGGTGGGCTCGTCCAGGAAGATCAGCGACGGCTTGGTGAGCAGCTCCAGGGCCACCGAGACACGCTTGCGCTGGCCGCCGGAGAGGGAGGTGACCTTCTTCTCCTTGTGGATGTCCAGCTTCAGTTCGCGCAGCACCTCGTCGATCCGGGCCTCGCGCTCCTGCGCCGTGGTGTCGGCGGGGAAGCGCAGCTTGGCCGCGTACTTGAGGGCCTTCTTGACGGTCAGCTCCTTGTGCAGGATGTCGTCCTGCGGGACCAGACCGATGCGCTGGCGCAGTTCGGCGAACTGCTTGTAGAGGTTCCGGTTGTCGTAGAGGACATCGCCCTGGTTGGCGGGGCGGTAGCCGGTGAGCGCCTTGAGCAGCGTCGACTTGCCGGAGCCCGACGGGCCGATGACCGCGACCAGCGACTTCTCGGGGACGCCGAAGGAGACGTCCTTGAGGATCTGCTTGCCGCCGTCGACGGTGACCGTCAAGTGGCGTGCGGAGAAGGAGACTTCACCGGTGTCGACGAACTCCTCGAGACGGTCGCCGACGATCCGGAACGTGGAGTGACCCACGCCCACGATGTCCGCGGGGCCGAGGAGTTGCGAACCGCCCTTGGCGATCGGCTGGCCGTTGACGTACGTGCCGTTGTGCGAGCCGAGGTCGCGGATCTCCATACGGCCGTCGGGCGTCGAGTGGAACTCGGCGTGGTTCCGGGAGACCTGGAGGTCGGAGACGACCAGTTCGTTCTCCAGGGCACGGCCGATGCGCATGACGCGGCCGATCGCGAACTGGTGGAACGTGGTCGGGCTGCGGTCGCCGTAGACCGGCGGCGCCCCCGCGCCGACGCCGGGGCCCTGCTGCTGGGGGATGTTGGGCGCGGCCTGCTGCGGCTGTTGCCAGCCCGCCTGCGGGGCCTGCTGCTGCGCCTGTGCCCAGCCGGCGCCCTGTGCGGCGTACGGCTGCTGCTGGGGCTGTGCCTCCGGCACGGACACGCCGGCCGCGGCGCCGGTAAGGCTCACCCGCGGTCCGTCGGTCGCGTTGCCCAGGTGCACGGACGAGCCGGGGCCGATCTCCATCTGATGGATCCGCTGGCCCTGCACGAACGTGCCGTTGGTGGAGCCATGGTCCTCAATGGCCCAACTGCGGCCGCTCCAGCTGATCGTGGCGTGCCGCCAGGAGACTCTGGCGTCGTCCAGCACGATGTCACCCTGCGGATCACGTCCGAGGGTGTATGTCCTGGACGGATCGAGCGTCCAGGTTTGTCCGTTCAATTCCAGTACGAGTTCCGGCACTCCATGCCCCACTGAGTAGTCCCCCGAGTTACCCCCATCACAGGGAGTCTAGGGATGTCGAACATCGTCGGGAACTATTTCAGGCTCAGCCCCTTGACCGAAAGTCGGGCCTTGTGAAGACCACGCGCACACGCATCGTCCGGTTCCGTTGACGGGGTTGAAACCGGCCCGGAGAGTGGTAATCCACGCGAGGGGGACATGCGCGGCGACTTCGCCGCTCGCGGATCGGGGGGTCTGCCATGAGCGCGTCCAGGAACGTCGAGAGCACGAAGGTGCCATGGGTGGACGTCCTGCTGTCCGCGGTCGCCGCGGTGAGCTGGGCGCTGATCGGTATGGCGGGCACCGCCGCGCTGGGTCTGCATCTGCTGGAGGCGGACGCGGCGGGCTCGCTGGGCCCGATGACCGCGGCGGCTGTGGCGCTCGGGGCGGGTGGTTCGGTGACGCCGTCGGGCGATGTGTCCGCGTTCGGCCTGACGGGCGCGGAGGCGACCACAGCGATCGAGATCACGCCATTGGGTGTCAGCCTGGTCGGCGCGCTGCTGCTGTCGTGGTTCTTTCTACGATCCTTGCGCGCGGCGGGAGTTGTGATCGCACCGGCCGAACTCGCCGCGCGCGCGGGCGCGGTGGTCGCGCTGTTCGTGGCGATGCTCGGCGGGCTCGCCTGGGCAGGACACGATGTGATCACGTTCGACGGGAGCGCGCTCGGGCTCGACGATCTGCCCGGCGGCGGGGGCGGGGGCGGCGTCGAGATCCCCGGACTCGGTGACGTCGGGGACATCGGCGGGCTGCTGCCCGACCAGATCGGCGACCTGATCGACGCCGAGGCGGCGGTCGGCTTCACGGTCGACACGGCGCCGACGCTGCTCGGCGGCGCCTGCTGGTCGGCCGGGATCCTGCTGATCGCGCTGCTGGCCTCGCGGCGCACTCCCCTGCCGCCCGGCTGGACGGCCCTGCACCGCGTGGTGCGGCCCGCTGTGTCCGCCCTCGTCGGGGTGCTGCTGATGGCGGTCCTCGCGGGGTTCGCTGCGGCGCTGTACGCGCTGATCGGCGACGACAACCCGAAGCGGATCGCGGGCGCCGCGCTGCTCGGGGCGCCGAACGGCGTGTGGCTGGGCATCCCGATCGGCCTGTTCGTGCCGTGGGACGGCGAGGCCGGCGGCCCACTGGCGCAGTTCCTGCCCGACCCGCTGGACGACCTGCTGGTCGACTCCGACCGCGCCGTGACGCTGGGGCGCCTTGCGGAGCTGGACGGACGCGTGTGGCTGCTGGGGGTCGCGGCGGCGATGGCGATGCTGCTGGCCGGGGTGCTGACGGCGGTGCGGACACCGGTGGAGAGCGGGACTCTCGGTTTCGCCGGACGGTGTGCGCTGCGGCTGGGGATCGTGACCGCGCTGGCGCTGCCGCTGCTGGCATGGCTGACGGAGGTGTCCGTGGACGCGTCGCTGGCGGTGCTGGGCGTCGACGCGTTCGACGCGGGCATCGAGCTGCACGGGCAGCTGGGGATGGCGCTGCTGCTCGGTGCGCTGTGGGGGGCGGGTGCGGGGGCGGCCGGTGCGCTGCTCGCGCGGGCCACGGGGGCAGCGGGGCAGCGGGCGGCGGCTTTGGCACTCGGTGACGGGGCGGTGGGGGGCGCGGGGCCTGCGCGGCAGGCGGGCGCGTTGCCTGGGCAGGCGGTCGGGTCCGGGCCGTACGCGCCGGGTTCGTCGTACCGGCCGCCGAATCCCGACACCAATCCGTATTTGCGGGTGCCCGAGGAGCTGCGGGAGCCGGAGGACGCCCGACCGCAGGTGCCCTCTTCCTCCGATGACCAGGACCTCAGCGGCGACGATGTGTACGGCGCTCCCACCGTGGTCCGGCCGATGGGCCCGCCGCCGCGGTCGTCGCGGTGGTCTCCCCGTGGGCGGCCCGGGAGCCGGTCCTCGGACGGGTCGGGCGAGGGGCCGCCGCCACCTCCGCCTCCGCCGCCGCCCGCGCCACCGCGGGGGCCCAAGGGGCGCGGTTGAGGGTGCGGGACACAGGAAACGGCCGAGACTTGATCGCCATGTAAGGCGGGCGCCATCGGGCCGACACCCAGTGTTCCCTGTCCGCTAGGCGGACCTCAGGGGCGGAAGGCACTGGGTGCCGGATACGGTGGAAGCACCATGAGCGCTTCGCAGACCTCCGACGTCCCCACCCTTCTCGTCAAGATCTTCGGGAAGGACAGGCCGGGCATCACGGCCGGACTCTTCGACACCCTCGCCGCCTACTCCGTCGACGTGGTCGACATCGAGCAGGTCGTCACCCGTGGCCGGATCGTGCTGTGCGCGCTCGTGACCGAGCCTCCCCGCGGTCTCGAAGGTGATCTGCGGGCCACCGTCCACAGCTGGGCGGAGTCCATGAAGATGCAGGCCGAGATCATCTCCGGGCTCGGCGACAACCGTCCGCGCGGGCACGGCCGTTCCCTGGTCACGGTGCTCGGGCATCCCCTCACCGCGGAGGCCACGTCCGCCATCGCCGCGAGGATCACCCACGTCGGCGGCAACATCGACCGTATCTTCCGGCTCGCCAAGTACCCCGTGACGGCCGTCGAGTTCGCGGTGTCCGGGGTGGAGACCGAGCCGCTGCGCACCGCTTTGGTGACGGACGCGGCGAAGCTCGGGGTCGATGTCGCGGTGGTCGCGGCGGGCCTGCACCGGCGGGCGCAGCGCCTGGTCGTGATGGATGTGGACTCCACGCTCATCCAGGACGAGGTGATCGAGCTCTTCGCCGCGCACGCGGGCTGCGAGGACCAGGTCGCCGAGGTGACGGCGGCGGCGATGCGCGGGGAGCTGGACTTCGAGCAGTCGCTGCACGCGCGTGTGGCGCTTCTGGAGGGGCTCGACGCCTCGGTCGTGGACAAGGTGCGCAGCGAGGTGCGGCTGACGCCGGGCGCGCGCACGCTGATCCGTACGCTGAAGCGGCTCGGCTACCAAGTCGGCGTGGTCTCCGGTGGGTTCACCCAGGTCACGGACGATCTGAAGGAGCGGCTCGGGCTGGACTTCGCCCAGGCCAACACCCTGGAGATCGTCGACGGCAGGCTGACGGGCAAGGTCACCGGCGAGATCGTGGACCGCGCGGGCAAGGCACGGCTGCTGCGCCGCTTCGCCGCCGAGGCGGGCGTACCGCTGGCGCAGACGGTGGCGATCGGTGACGGCGCCAACGATCTGGACATGCTGAACGCGGCCGGTCTCGGGGTCGCCTTCAACGCCAAGCCGGTGGTGCGGGAGGCCGCGCACACCGCGGTGAACGTGCCGTTCCTCGACACGGTGCTCTATCTGCTGGGTGTCACCCGCGAAGAGGTCGAGGCCGCCGATATGCACCACGACGAGGACTGAGCCTTCGGTACGACCAGGACCGAGCCCTCGGCACGCCGAAAAGGGGCCCGGCGTCGGGCCCCCTTTCACACGGGTGGGTCACTCCGACGGTGCCCAGTAGTCGAGCAGCTTGGCCGCGCCCGGTTCCAGGGTCTTCCAGGAGCCGGTGAAGGTCAGCACCGCGAAGGCGGCGGCCGGGAAGCCGCGGCGGTTCATCCGGGTGCGGGCGTCCTCCTCGGCGGAGCCGGACAGGACGTCGGCGAGGCCCTGCACACCGGGGTTGTGGCCGATGAGGACGGCGCTGTGCACATCGTCCGGGGTCTCGTTGAGCACGGCGATCAGCTCGCCGGGCGAGGCCTCGTAGATCCGCTCCTCGTAGACGGTTTTCGGCCGGTGCGAGAACTCATGGACGGCCAGCTTCCAGGTCTCGCGGGTGCGGGTCGCGGTGGAGCAGAGGGCCAGATCGAAGGGGACTCCGGTGTCGGCGAGCTTGCGTCCGGCGACGGCGGCGTCCATACGGCCCCGATCGGCGAGCGGCCGCTCATGGTCGGTCACCTGTGGCCAGTCGGCTTTCGCATGCCGGAAGAGGACAATCCTGCGGGATTCTGCGACGCTCATGCGTCCCAGCTTCGCATGAAACACGCCATGCGGCGCAGGTAGTTGACGGGCGGCCGCGGCGCTGCTCAGCGCGCCAGCAGCTGCTGGGCGCGCTCGAAGAGCTGGGTGATCGCGGGGTCGGCGGTCGCGGCCTGCGCCCCGGCCGGGTCGAGTATCAGCACCAGCAGGGTGACGAAGGCGAGCACGGGCAGGGCGAGCGCCCACCAGGGCAGCCGGATGTCGACGCCGCCCCGGCGTGCCGGGTGGGGCGGGGTCTGCGTAGGGGCCGACATGGGTGCCTCCGCGGGTCTTCGAGTGGGCCTGCAAGCTGCTCCGTGGTCCGCGTCTCGCGGTCACATCTCGAAGCTACGGAATCCGCGGCCCTCAACCCATCCGGTGATCCACCCAGTTGACCCTGACACTCGCCCCCTAGGGGATGGTGGGGCTAGCCCCACCCCGGGCCCTGGGAGACGCTCACGGCGAGGCGATCGTCGCGATGATTCCGATGATCACGAAGATGGCGAAGAACGAGCCGAAGACGAGGAGCATCTTCTTCTGGCCGTTCTGCGGGTTCGGGTCGAGCACTGGCGACATACGGCAAGTCTCGCATCTGCCGCCCCGGGGCGGCCCTCCGGGGGTCCGGCTCAGCGGGCCGCCTCGTCCTCGACCGTGCGGTTGCGCCCCGCGAGGACGCCCACCGCCATCTGCGGGATCATCAGGGCGGTCATCAGCGCGATGGGCAGGCCCCAGCCGCCGCTGTGCTGGTAGAGCACGCCGACCAGGAGCGGGCCCGGGATGGAGATCAGATAGCCGGTGCTCTGCGCGAAGGCCGACAGCTGGGCGACGCCCGCGCCGGTCCTGGCCCGCATCCCGACCATGGTCAGGGCGAGCGGGAAGGCGCAGTTGGAGATGCCGAGCAGCACGGCCCAGGCCCAGGCTCCGGCGGCGGGCGCGAAGTACAGGCCGGCGTATCCGGCGAGGCCGCAGACGCCGAGCGCGAGGGCGATGGGGCCCTGGTGCGGCAGCCGGGTGGCGACGCGCGGGATGACGAAGGCCAGCGGCACGCCCATCACCATGGTGACCGCCAGCAGCAGCCCGGCCGTGCCCGCGGGCACGCCCGCGTCCCGGAAGATCTGCGCCATCCAGCCCATCGTGATGTAGGCGGCGGTGGCCTGGAGCCCGAAGAACACGGCGAGCGCCCAGGCGGTACGGCTGCGCGTGATCCGCAGCGCGGGGGCATCGTCAGGTCGGCGCGCTTGCTCACGCGCGAGCCCTCCCCCACGCGCGGGCGCATCCTCGGCCGACCCCGGCGCCCGCCGGTCCCGTACGAACGGGATCCACGGCAGTACGGCCGCCGCGGCCAGGCCCGCCCACACCACGAGACCGGACTGCCAGTTCCCGCCGAGCGCATCCGTCATCGGCACCGTGACGGCCGCCGCGGTCGAGGTGCCGAGGGCGAGGGCCATCGAGTACAGGCCGGTCATGGAGCCGACGCGGTCGGGGAACCAGCGCTTGACGATGACCGGCATCAGGACATTGCTGACCGCGATGCCCATCAGGGCCAGGGCGCTGGCGGCGAGGAAGCCGGGAGTGCCGCCCGCGTAGGGGCGGATCAGCAGGCCGGTCGTGATCGCGACCATGCCCGCGCAGACGACGGCGCCGGCGCCGAAGCGGCGGGCCAGCCGGGGTGCCATGACGCCGAAGACGGCGAAGCAGAGCGGGGGCACGGAGGTGAGCAGCCCGGCCACGCTGCCGCTCATGCCGAGGCCGTCGCGGACTTCCTCCAGGAGGGCGCCGAGGCTGGTGATGGCGGGGCGGAGGTTCAGCGCGGCCAGCACGATGCCGAGGACGATCAGACGCGTCGTCCACGCGCGCGTGCCGGACACCGGGGGCGCGTCGGTCGCCTCGGCCGAGCTGCGTACGGTCGGGGGATTCGTCGTCCGGGTTTCCTCGCTCGCCATGACGCCCATCATAGAATCATGGGATGAATGGTTGTCCATCGCCCGGCTTCGTCCGGCCGCCCGTCCCGTGCGAAGGTGTGCCATGCCTCTGAGCCAGCAACACCGCTCGGCGCTGTCCGAGCAGGTCATCGCCGCGCTGCGGAATCAGATCACCTCGGGCGAGTGGCCGGTCGGCTCCCGTATCCCGACCGAGCCGGAGCTGGTGGAGCAGCTGGGCGTCGCCCGCAACACGATTCGCGAGGCCGTCCGCGCCCTCGCGCACAACGGCCTGCTGGACATCCGCCAGGGCTCGGGCACCTATGTCGTGGCGACCAGCGAGCTGGCCGGGGTGATGCACCGCCGCTTCGCCGACGCCGACCCGCGGCACATCGCCGAACTGCGCTCGACGCTGGAGTCGGGCGCCGCGAAGCTGGCCGCCGAGCGGCGCACCGAGAGGGACCTGAAGCAGCTGGACGCGCTGCTGGTGCGGCGTGAGGAGGCCTGGGCGTCGGGCGACGCGGAGGCGTTCGTGGCGGCCGACGCCACCTTCCATCTGGCGGTGGTGGCCGCGTCCCACAACGACGCGATGACGGCGATGTACGCGGACCTGGGCGAGGTGCTGCGGGACTGGCTGCGCGAGGACGTCGGCGAGGAGCTGACGCCGGAGACGTACATGGACCACGCCCGGCTGGTGGACGCGATCCGCGCGGGCGACGCGGTGACCGCCGCCGAGGAGGCGGCGAGCTATCCGTTCCAGTGCCGTCCGGGGAAGTTCACTGCTTCTGGTGGCTGACCCACACCGAGCGGACTTCCTTCCAGCAGCGCCCGGTGAGCCGTACGGTCGCCGCCGGGCCGGTGTCGACCGGGGAGCTGTCGGTGTCGAGGTCCCACCACCGGCTGCATTCGATGTGCAGCCGTACGCGGTCCGCGTCGGCGTAGGGGTTGTGACAGTAGGCGATCACATGGGAGCCCTGCACGCCCGTGCGGCACTCGGAGCCGAACGGCTCCGCCACGCGTGCGTGCGGGGTCGCCGGGTACGGCAGGGACATCACAAGAGCGACGGCGACGGTCACTGGGGCGAGGCTGCGGGGCAGACGCACAAGGGGGACCTCCTCGGCCGTGCTGGGGAGGGAACGCGTGGTGAACGCGTAATCCAGAGTGCGCAGTTGTAGTGCCGCTCCGCCCGGTCGGATAGGCCAAATGAGCGACACCCGACAAGACGCGCCGAGGGCCCCGCACCGGCCGGGTGCGGGGCCCTCAGGGTCAGCCGGGGCCGAGCGGCAGCGTCACGCGCCGATGGCGTGCAGACCGCCGTCGACGTGGATGATCTCGCCGGTGGTCTTCGGGAACCAGTCGCTCAGCAGGGCGACGACACCGCGGCCGGCCGGCTCCGGGTCCTTCAGGTCCCACTCCAGCGGAGCGCGGCTGTCCCAGACGGAGGCCAGCTCGGCGAAGCCCGGGATGGACTTGGCGGCCATCGAGCCGATCGGGCCCGCGGAGATGAGGTTGCAGCGGATGTTCTGCTTGCCGAGGTCGCGCGCCATGTAGCGGCTGGTGGCCTCGAGGGCGGCCTTGGCCGGGCCCATCCAGTCGTACTGCGGCCAGGCGTACTGCGCGTCGAAGGTGAGGCCGACGACCGAGCCGCCGTTCTGCATCAGCGGCAGACAGGCCATGGTCAGCGACTTCAGGGAGTACGCCGAGACATGCATGGCCGTGGCGACGGACTCGAACGGGGTGTTCAGGAAGTTGCCGCCGAGCGCGTCCTGCGGCGCGAAGCCGATGGAGTGCACGACGCCGTCGAGGCTGCCGAGCTCCTCGCCGACGATGTCGGCGAGCCGGCCGAGGTGCTCGTCATTGGTGACGTCGAGCTCGATGACCTTGGTGGGCTTGGGCAGCTTCCTGGCGATGCGCTCGGTCAGCGTGGGCCGCGGGAAGGCGGTGAGAATGATCTCGGCGCCCTGCTCCTGGGCCAGCTTGGCGGTGTGGAAGGCGATGGAGGACTCCATCAGCACACCGGTGATCAGGACGCGCTTGCCCTCGAGAATTCCGCTCATGGTGATCAGTGACCCATTCCCAGTCCGCCGTCAACGGGAATGACGGCTCCAGTGATGTACGAGGCGTCGTCCGAGGCGAGGAACCGCACCGTCGCGGCGATCTCCTGCGGCTGCGCGTACCGGCCGAGCGGGACCTGCGACACGATGTTCGCGCGCTGCTCGTCGGTGAGCACCTTGGTCATGTCGGTGTCCACGAAGCCGGGCGCGACGACATTGAAAGTGATGTTGCGCGAACCAAGCTCTCGGGCGAGGGAACGCGCGAAGCCGACCAGCGCGGCCTTGGAGGCGGCGTAGTTCGCCTGCCCCGCGGAGCCGAGCAGCCCGACCACGGACGAGATCAGGACGACGCGGCCCTTCTTGGCCCGCAGCATGCCCCGGTTGGCGCGCTTGACGACGCGGAAGGTGCCCGTGAGGTTGGTGTCGACGACCGAGGTGAAGTCCTCCTCGGACATACGCATCAGGAGCTGGTCCTTGGTCATGCCCGCGTTGGCGACGAGGACCTCGACCGGGCCGTGCTCGGCCTCGATCTCCTTGTAGGCCTGCTCCACCTGCTCGGTGTCGGTGATGTCGCACTTGACGGCGAGGAAGCCGGCCGGCGGCTCACCCGAGCGGTATGTGATGGCGACCTTGTCGCCGGCGTCGGCGAATGCGCGGGCGATGGCGAGGCCGATGCCCCGGTTGCCTCCGGTGACGAGAACCGAGCGGCTCAACGGATCACCCTTTCGATAGCGGTCTGACACACCCGCCCGAACACCTGGATGACAGGCGGCTTCCCCGAAAACCTATCGGTCCCGGGGCTCGCGAGGACAAGCGGGCACCGACAGTGGCGCGTGGGAGTCACTGTCGGATCCCTACAGAACCGAACCGGCCGCAGGCGGCAAACGTGTGGTCCCGGGCCCGGCCCTCGCGACATGATCGGAGCGACCACGGTAACGGCGACAGGAAGAGACCCAGGTGCCTCATACCATCGACGAGTCCTTCACGGCACTCCCCCTACGCGCCCTGGCGGACGCCGCGCTGGCACGCGCGCGTGCGCTCGGGGCCGAGCATGCGGACTTCCGGTTCGAGCGGGTACGCAGCGCCTCCTGGCGGCTCAGGGACGCCAAGCCCTCGGGCTCCTCGGACACCACGGACCTCGGGTACGCGGTGCGTGTCGTGCACGGCGGGACCTGGGGTTTCGCCTCCGGCGTCGATCTGACCATGGACGCGGCGGCGCGGGTCGCCTCGCAGGCCGTGGCGATGGCGAAGCTGTCCGCGCAGGTCATCAAGGCGGCCGGGTCGGACGAGC of the Streptomyces sp. NBC_00287 genome contains:
- the serB gene encoding phosphoserine phosphatase SerB; its protein translation is MSASQTSDVPTLLVKIFGKDRPGITAGLFDTLAAYSVDVVDIEQVVTRGRIVLCALVTEPPRGLEGDLRATVHSWAESMKMQAEIISGLGDNRPRGHGRSLVTVLGHPLTAEATSAIAARITHVGGNIDRIFRLAKYPVTAVEFAVSGVETEPLRTALVTDAAKLGVDVAVVAAGLHRRAQRLVVMDVDSTLIQDEVIELFAAHAGCEDQVAEVTAAAMRGELDFEQSLHARVALLEGLDASVVDKVRSEVRLTPGARTLIRTLKRLGYQVGVVSGGFTQVTDDLKERLGLDFAQANTLEIVDGRLTGKVTGEIVDRAGKARLLRRFAAEAGVPLAQTVAIGDGANDLDMLNAAGLGVAFNAKPVVREAAHTAVNVPFLDTVLYLLGVTREEVEAADMHHDED
- a CDS encoding SixA phosphatase family protein, with the protein product MSVAESRRIVLFRHAKADWPQVTDHERPLADRGRMDAAVAGRKLADTGVPFDLALCSTATRTRETWKLAVHEFSHRPKTVYEERIYEASPGELIAVLNETPDDVHSAVLIGHNPGVQGLADVLSGSAEEDARTRMNRRGFPAAAFAVLTFTGSWKTLEPGAAKLLDYWAPSE
- a CDS encoding ABC transporter ATP-binding protein/permease, producing MPELVLELNGQTWTLDPSRTYTLGRDPQGDIVLDDARVSWRHATISWSGRSWAIEDHGSTNGTFVQGQRIHQMEIGPGSSVHLGNATDGPRVSLTGAAAGVSVPEAQPQQQPYAAQGAGWAQAQQQAPQAGWQQPQQAAPNIPQQQGPGVGAGAPPVYGDRSPTTFHQFAIGRVMRIGRALENELVVSDLQVSRNHAEFHSTPDGRMEIRDLGSHNGTYVNGQPIAKGGSQLLGPADIVGVGHSTFRIVGDRLEEFVDTGEVSFSARHLTVTVDGGKQILKDVSFGVPEKSLVAVIGPSGSGKSTLLKALTGYRPANQGDVLYDNRNLYKQFAELRQRIGLVPQDDILHKELTVKKALKYAAKLRFPADTTAQEREARIDEVLRELKLDIHKEKKVTSLSGGQRKRVSVALELLTKPSLIFLDEPTSGLDPGMDRDVMQLLRGLADDGRTVLVVTHSVAELAICDKLLVMAPGGAVAYFGPPEEALNFFGYDTWADVFSAFENYRDYDWAGRWKGSQHYQMYAADIDAIAPQSVQMPPMQAMKPPKPQGWGSQLLTLVRRYVSVIASDKGFLALTVILPAVLGAVSLLIDPDKDLLVRAVNPQTGLPIPNGTATTVLLILAVGACFAGAANSVRELIKERVIYERERATGLSRSAYLMSKVIVLGAVTVFQGLMVGVIGFSSRTIPDEALILGEGKAAVLLELSIPIMGLGFTSMMFGLVISSLVKTAEKTMPLLVMFAIVQVVFTGCLFALHGSPGVNEFSYLMPSRWAVAAAGATLDFNNISPPKEKGDTDPLWDHTVSAYSIDMIALIVLGVLCGFLVARFLRRHEPEVMRK
- a CDS encoding SGM_5486 family transporter-associated protein, with the translated sequence MSPVLDPNPQNGQKKMLLVFGSFFAIFVIIGIIATIASP
- a CDS encoding transglycosylase SLT domain-containing protein; this translates as MPKNFLTSGYRRALTRQHKIAVAGVATLGAAAIALSAVPGNAQTTTTAEPAAAQVAFKNEQIKDVKASVTDQLANATLKAEAIAAKKKAEADAAAKKKAEAAKKAAAEAAAKKKAEQARKAKEAASRSTARAQVKPVAAKTYANNLDGWIKHALDIMDKHNIPGTYNGLYRNIIRESSGNPNAINNWDINAQNGVPSIGLLQVIKPTFDAYHVPGTAWSQYDPVANLTAAANYAADRYGSIDNVNSAY
- a CDS encoding CynX/NimT family MFS transporter codes for the protein MASEETRTTNPPTVRSSAEATDAPPVSGTRAWTTRLIVLGIVLAALNLRPAITSLGALLEEVRDGLGMSGSVAGLLTSVPPLCFAVFGVMAPRLARRFGAGAVVCAGMVAITTGLLIRPYAGGTPGFLAASALALMGIAVSNVLMPVIVKRWFPDRVGSMTGLYSMALALGTSTAAAVTVPMTDALGGNWQSGLVVWAGLAAAAVLPWIPFVRDRRAPGSAEDAPARGGGLAREQARRPDDAPALRITRSRTAWALAVFFGLQATAAYITMGWMAQIFRDAGVPAGTAGLLLAVTMVMGVPLAFVIPRVATRLPHQGPIALALGVCGLAGYAGLYFAPAAGAWAWAVLLGISNCAFPLALTMVGMRARTGAGVAQLSAFAQSTGYLISIPGPLLVGVLYQHSGGWGLPIALMTALMIPQMAVGVLAGRNRTVEDEAAR
- a CDS encoding streptophobe family protein — encoded protein: MSASRNVESTKVPWVDVLLSAVAAVSWALIGMAGTAALGLHLLEADAAGSLGPMTAAAVALGAGGSVTPSGDVSAFGLTGAEATTAIEITPLGVSLVGALLLSWFFLRSLRAAGVVIAPAELAARAGAVVALFVAMLGGLAWAGHDVITFDGSALGLDDLPGGGGGGGVEIPGLGDVGDIGGLLPDQIGDLIDAEAAVGFTVDTAPTLLGGACWSAGILLIALLASRRTPLPPGWTALHRVVRPAVSALVGVLLMAVLAGFAAALYALIGDDNPKRIAGAALLGAPNGVWLGIPIGLFVPWDGEAGGPLAQFLPDPLDDLLVDSDRAVTLGRLAELDGRVWLLGVAAAMAMLLAGVLTAVRTPVESGTLGFAGRCALRLGIVTALALPLLAWLTEVSVDASLAVLGVDAFDAGIELHGQLGMALLLGALWGAGAGAAGALLARATGAAGQRAAALALGDGAVGGAGPARQAGALPGQAVGSGPYAPGSSYRPPNPDTNPYLRVPEELREPEDARPQVPSSSDDQDLSGDDVYGAPTVVRPMGPPPRSSRWSPRGRPGSRSSDGSGEGPPPPPPPPPPAPPRGPKGRG